One genomic region from Pseudobdellovibrionaceae bacterium encodes:
- a CDS encoding 4'-phosphopantetheinyl transferase superfamily protein yields the protein MLEEKQGLSFHTQFTASIESWVKLISAELNAPVWLKIVPFLPKHEQQEKRNFLRRAMINLVTNKIQNKEIPTEAHFLPKALLALNNLSTPGSSLKEFPLAKISLSHCKAHGAFICSPKKSADNQFFGIDLEISDRVSTEIIKKVSTPLEVFEAPSPAHLWAAKESSFKSLPNADTQLIRDVLIHSWAPFLETELCPTQKKQSFFQPNSSWQYQFANIEKNKKYTGRGWVISFSNYTLALSYLDKN from the coding sequence ATGTTAGAAGAAAAACAAGGCCTCTCTTTTCACACTCAGTTTACAGCCAGCATAGAAAGCTGGGTAAAGCTTATTTCTGCAGAGCTAAATGCTCCTGTGTGGCTGAAGATCGTGCCTTTTTTACCCAAACACGAACAGCAAGAAAAAAGAAATTTTTTGCGCAGAGCCATGATTAACTTAGTTACTAATAAAATACAAAATAAAGAAATTCCCACCGAAGCCCATTTTTTGCCAAAAGCTTTATTAGCACTAAATAACTTATCCACGCCAGGAAGCTCTTTAAAAGAATTTCCGTTGGCTAAAATTTCTTTGTCTCACTGTAAGGCCCATGGAGCTTTTATTTGTAGCCCCAAAAAGAGTGCAGATAATCAATTTTTTGGCATAGACTTAGAAATCAGCGATCGCGTAAGCACAGAAATTATTAAAAAAGTATCCACTCCTTTGGAGGTTTTTGAAGCCCCTTCGCCAGCTCACCTTTGGGCCGCAAAAGAATCTAGCTTTAAATCTTTACCCAATGCCGATACACAACTTATTCGCGATGTGCTTATTCATTCTTGGGCCCCTTTTTTAGAAACTGAGTTATGCCCAACACAAAAAAAACAAAGTTTCTTTCAGCCCAACTCCTCTTGGCAATACCAATTTGCCAATATAGAAAAAAATAAAAAATATACGGGCAGAGGCTGGGTTATTAGCTTTTCTAACTATACTCTTGCCCTTAGCTATCTAGACAAAAACTAA